One Alnus glutinosa chromosome 3, dhAlnGlut1.1, whole genome shotgun sequence genomic region harbors:
- the LOC133863828 gene encoding ubiquitin-conjugating enzyme E2 5: protein MSSPSKRREMDLMKLMMSDYKVEMMNDGMQEFYVDFHGPCDSPYHGGVWRIRVELPDAYPYKSPSIGFVNKIYHPNVDEMSGSVCLDVINQTWSPMFDLVNVFEVFLPQLLLYPNPSDPLNGEAAALMMRDRAAYEQRVKEFCEKYAKAEDIGAATEEKSSDEELSEDESDSSDEQVAGKADP, encoded by the exons ATGTCTTCCCCAAGCAAACGCCGAGAGATGGACTTGATGAAACT GATGATGAGTGACTACAAGGTAGAGATGATGAATGATGGCATGCAAGAGTTCTATGTAGATTTCCATGGACCCTGTGACA GTCCTTATCACGGAGGAGTGTGGAGGATAAGAGTTGAGCTACCAGATGCTTATCCGTATAAATCTCCCTCCATAGGCTTTGTTAATAAGATCTATCACCCAAATGTTGATGAGAT GTCAGGTTCAGTTTGTTTAGATGTTATTAATCAGACTTGGAGCCCCATGTTCG ATCTTGTAAATGTGTTTGAAGTATTCCTACCCCAACTTCTGCTGTATCCCAATCCATCAGACCCTTTGAATGGAGAGGCTGCAGCTTTGATGATGCGTGACCGAGCTGCTTATGAACAAAGAGTTAAAG AATTCTGTGAGAAGTATGCGAAGGCAGAAGACATTGGGGCTGCCACAGAAGAAAAATCTAGTGATGAGGAGCTAAGTGAAGATGAATCTGATTCCAGCGATGAGCAAGTGGCAGGCAAAGCAGATCCATAG
- the LOC133864734 gene encoding AT-rich interactive domain-containing protein 1 isoform X2, translated as MLADDGSALDCAKTPQKKLKPEGFLVDLETASKGSAKASEALVEGKGVPDKLRFEFEELLRGFGEEICAQEPFRPLPPMLGDGQRLDLLKLFFVVRQKGGYQAVSENGLWNSVAKESGLLSSNLASPVKLVYVKYLNILERWLKRVVENDGPECGLSNCGVDFVGYLMDLQAELKALLAKVPNQKKKEEEYQRLELASEEVESDGGQKSVGDEGLSGLDSVDKICDIIRLCNEREGEMTALDGDLNGVVGDEKKACLDSSESSNGKLYEYDEVKSAAAELDDGKKCDDEDVVILDPANIEEERFCGKRKRESLSGMWNWVTRVAMNPCDPAVGSLPEWSKWKSHGKEEMWKQVLLAREAIFLKRQLDSTAEQWQKTQRMHPCMYDDQLGSSYNLRERLRCDKNLLYEKMMSQARACSESSSATQGDLDKFPFAGGMKDEGNNQLLGTTDSSTADSVLDKYPPSRIPWGPRFEADVPEWTGVASESDPKWLGTRVWPLENVEHRYLIERDPIGKGRQDSCGCQVRGSIECARFHIAEKRLRVKLELGRAFYQWKFNKMGEEVRVSWTGEEEKKFKAILLSNPRSLQKCFWDQIFKFSPTKSRADLVSYYFNVFLLQRRGCQNRFTPDNIDSDDELGSGLVTNGIGHEADKSPSSIFYSPKKPHTNFR; from the exons ATGCTTGCTGATGATGGGTCTGCTTTAGATTGCGCGAAAACCCCACAGAAGAAGCTCAAGCCGGAAGGCTTCTTGGTCGATCTCGAAACGGCTTCGAAAGGGTCCGCTAAGGCCTCGGAAGCTCTCGTCGAAGGCAAAGGAGTACCCGATAAGCTCCGATTCGAGTTCGAAGAGCTTCTTCGTGGTTTCGGTGAGGAGATCTGCGCACAAGAGCCTTTTCGGCCTCTACCGCCAATGCTTGGAGATGGGCAACGCTTGGACTTGCTTAAGCTTTTCTTTGTTGTGAGACAGAAGGGTGGGTACCAAGCCGTTTCGGAGAACGGGTTGTGGAATTCTGTGGCCAAGGAGTCCGGGTTGTTGAGTTCGAATCTCGCTTCGCCGGTGAAATTGGTTTACGTCAAGTATTTGAATATCTTAGAGAGATGGTTGAAGAGGGTTGTTGAGAATGATGGCCCTGAATGCGGTTTGAGTAACTGCGGTGTGGATTTTGTTGGTTATTTAATGGACTTGCAGGCTGAGCTTAAAGCTCTTTTAGCAAAGGTTCCTaatcagaagaagaaggaagaggagtACCAGCGTTTGGAATTAGCGTCTGAGGAGGTAGAATCGGATGGCGGCCAAAAGAGTGTTGGTGATGAGGGATTGTCGGGTTTGGATTCGGTAGACAAAATTTGTGATATTATAAGATTGTGCAATGAAAGAGAAGGAGAGATGACGGCGTTGGATGGGGATTTGAATGGTGTTGTTGGTGATGAGAAAAAGGCGTGTTTGGATTCGAGTGAGAGCTCAAATGGAAAATTGTATGAATATGATGAGGTAAAGAGTGCGGCAGCGGAGTTGGATGATGGCAAGAAATGTGATGATGAAGATGTAGTGATTTTGGATCCAGCCAATATTGAAGAGGAGCGTTTTTGTGGTAAGAGGAAGCGGGAGTCTCTTAGTGGAATGTGGAACTGGGTTACCAGGGTGGCTATGAATCCTTGTGATCCTGCAGTTGGTTCTTTACCAGAATGGTCCAAGTGGAAGTCTCATGGGAAGGAGGAGATGTGGAAGCAGGTTCTGTTGGCTCGGGAGGCCATCTTTCTAAAAAGACAACTTGATTCAACTGCCGAGCAATGGCAG AAAACTCAGAGGATGCATCCATGCATGTATGACGATCAACTTGGCTCAAGTTACAATCTTAGAGAGAGATTAAGATGTGACAAGAATCTTCTTTATGAGAAAATGATGTCTCAGGCACGAGCTTGTTCAGAGTCATCCTCCGCCACTCAAGGTGACTTGGACAAATTTCCTTTTGCAGGAGGGATGAAAGATGAAGGCAACAATCAGTTGCTTGGAACCACTGATTCATCCACAGCAGATTCAGTACTTGACAAATACCCACCGAGCCGCATTCCTTGGGGGCCACGTTTTGAAGCTGATGTGCCGGAATGGACTGGTGTGGCTTCTGAAAGTGACCCTAAGTGGTTGGGGACCCGGGTTTGGCCATTGGAAAATGTAGAGCATAGATATCTCATTGAAAGGGATCCCATTGGTAAGGGAAGACAAGATTCATGTGGCTGCCAAGTGCGTGGTTCTATTGAATGTGCCAGGTTTCACATTGCTGAGAAAAGGTTGAGAGTGAAGCTGGAATTAGGCCGAGCTTTCTATCAATGGAAATTCAATAAGATGGGTGAGGAAGTTAGAGTTTCTTGGACaggggaagaagaaaagaaatttaaggCTATATTGTTGTCAAATCCTCGATCTCTTCAGAAGTGTTTCTGGGATCAAATTTTCAAGTTTTCTCCTACAAAGAGCAGGGCAGATTTGGTGAGCTACTACTTCAATGTCTTTCTTCTGCAGCGCAGAGGATGCCAGAATAGATTTACTCCAGATAACATTGACAGTGATGATGAATTGGGATCTGGATTAGTGACTAATGGTATTGGGCATGAAGCAGACAAATCACCAAGCTCCATCTTCTATTCCCCTAAGAAGCCGCATACAAATTTTAGATAG
- the LOC133864734 gene encoding AT-rich interactive domain-containing protein 1 isoform X1, with protein MAGWSMLADDGSALDCAKTPQKKLKPEGFLVDLETASKGSAKASEALVEGKGVPDKLRFEFEELLRGFGEEICAQEPFRPLPPMLGDGQRLDLLKLFFVVRQKGGYQAVSENGLWNSVAKESGLLSSNLASPVKLVYVKYLNILERWLKRVVENDGPECGLSNCGVDFVGYLMDLQAELKALLAKVPNQKKKEEEYQRLELASEEVESDGGQKSVGDEGLSGLDSVDKICDIIRLCNEREGEMTALDGDLNGVVGDEKKACLDSSESSNGKLYEYDEVKSAAAELDDGKKCDDEDVVILDPANIEEERFCGKRKRESLSGMWNWVTRVAMNPCDPAVGSLPEWSKWKSHGKEEMWKQVLLAREAIFLKRQLDSTAEQWQKTQRMHPCMYDDQLGSSYNLRERLRCDKNLLYEKMMSQARACSESSSATQGDLDKFPFAGGMKDEGNNQLLGTTDSSTADSVLDKYPPSRIPWGPRFEADVPEWTGVASESDPKWLGTRVWPLENVEHRYLIERDPIGKGRQDSCGCQVRGSIECARFHIAEKRLRVKLELGRAFYQWKFNKMGEEVRVSWTGEEEKKFKAILLSNPRSLQKCFWDQIFKFSPTKSRADLVSYYFNVFLLQRRGCQNRFTPDNIDSDDELGSGLVTNGIGHEADKSPSSIFYSPKKPHTNFR; from the exons ATGGCAGGGTGGTCGATGCTTGCTGATGATGGGTCTGCTTTAGATTGCGCGAAAACCCCACAGAAGAAGCTCAAGCCGGAAGGCTTCTTGGTCGATCTCGAAACGGCTTCGAAAGGGTCCGCTAAGGCCTCGGAAGCTCTCGTCGAAGGCAAAGGAGTACCCGATAAGCTCCGATTCGAGTTCGAAGAGCTTCTTCGTGGTTTCGGTGAGGAGATCTGCGCACAAGAGCCTTTTCGGCCTCTACCGCCAATGCTTGGAGATGGGCAACGCTTGGACTTGCTTAAGCTTTTCTTTGTTGTGAGACAGAAGGGTGGGTACCAAGCCGTTTCGGAGAACGGGTTGTGGAATTCTGTGGCCAAGGAGTCCGGGTTGTTGAGTTCGAATCTCGCTTCGCCGGTGAAATTGGTTTACGTCAAGTATTTGAATATCTTAGAGAGATGGTTGAAGAGGGTTGTTGAGAATGATGGCCCTGAATGCGGTTTGAGTAACTGCGGTGTGGATTTTGTTGGTTATTTAATGGACTTGCAGGCTGAGCTTAAAGCTCTTTTAGCAAAGGTTCCTaatcagaagaagaaggaagaggagtACCAGCGTTTGGAATTAGCGTCTGAGGAGGTAGAATCGGATGGCGGCCAAAAGAGTGTTGGTGATGAGGGATTGTCGGGTTTGGATTCGGTAGACAAAATTTGTGATATTATAAGATTGTGCAATGAAAGAGAAGGAGAGATGACGGCGTTGGATGGGGATTTGAATGGTGTTGTTGGTGATGAGAAAAAGGCGTGTTTGGATTCGAGTGAGAGCTCAAATGGAAAATTGTATGAATATGATGAGGTAAAGAGTGCGGCAGCGGAGTTGGATGATGGCAAGAAATGTGATGATGAAGATGTAGTGATTTTGGATCCAGCCAATATTGAAGAGGAGCGTTTTTGTGGTAAGAGGAAGCGGGAGTCTCTTAGTGGAATGTGGAACTGGGTTACCAGGGTGGCTATGAATCCTTGTGATCCTGCAGTTGGTTCTTTACCAGAATGGTCCAAGTGGAAGTCTCATGGGAAGGAGGAGATGTGGAAGCAGGTTCTGTTGGCTCGGGAGGCCATCTTTCTAAAAAGACAACTTGATTCAACTGCCGAGCAATGGCAG AAAACTCAGAGGATGCATCCATGCATGTATGACGATCAACTTGGCTCAAGTTACAATCTTAGAGAGAGATTAAGATGTGACAAGAATCTTCTTTATGAGAAAATGATGTCTCAGGCACGAGCTTGTTCAGAGTCATCCTCCGCCACTCAAGGTGACTTGGACAAATTTCCTTTTGCAGGAGGGATGAAAGATGAAGGCAACAATCAGTTGCTTGGAACCACTGATTCATCCACAGCAGATTCAGTACTTGACAAATACCCACCGAGCCGCATTCCTTGGGGGCCACGTTTTGAAGCTGATGTGCCGGAATGGACTGGTGTGGCTTCTGAAAGTGACCCTAAGTGGTTGGGGACCCGGGTTTGGCCATTGGAAAATGTAGAGCATAGATATCTCATTGAAAGGGATCCCATTGGTAAGGGAAGACAAGATTCATGTGGCTGCCAAGTGCGTGGTTCTATTGAATGTGCCAGGTTTCACATTGCTGAGAAAAGGTTGAGAGTGAAGCTGGAATTAGGCCGAGCTTTCTATCAATGGAAATTCAATAAGATGGGTGAGGAAGTTAGAGTTTCTTGGACaggggaagaagaaaagaaatttaaggCTATATTGTTGTCAAATCCTCGATCTCTTCAGAAGTGTTTCTGGGATCAAATTTTCAAGTTTTCTCCTACAAAGAGCAGGGCAGATTTGGTGAGCTACTACTTCAATGTCTTTCTTCTGCAGCGCAGAGGATGCCAGAATAGATTTACTCCAGATAACATTGACAGTGATGATGAATTGGGATCTGGATTAGTGACTAATGGTATTGGGCATGAAGCAGACAAATCACCAAGCTCCATCTTCTATTCCCCTAAGAAGCCGCATACAAATTTTAGATAG